The following DNA comes from Rhipicephalus microplus isolate Deutch F79 chromosome 6, USDA_Rmic, whole genome shotgun sequence.
TCATGTCTATTTGCAAACTGAAGATTGATTGTTTCCAAATGGAGAACCACAGTGGAACACGTCGAGGAAGAATGGACACGCTGGACTGGAGAAGTGCTGTACCCCAAACACAGTTTATAAGGTGTACTTTGCAACAAAGTTGTAAGTAATGCGTTCGCCCAGTACACAGTGTTCCTTCATCTTAATCTTTTTCCACTGCGCTTCTTCATATAAGCATGTAACAGCTCCTCAAAATCAGTTTTGCTCAAAGGTTTCTACAACATTCTAAGGGCATGTTGACCCGGTCATTGCCTTGTAGTTCGTCCATGGCTGTATAAGCAACTGATCGCGATCGCTTCAAGTTAATTGTTTGTGTCGCTATTGTTGAAGCTAATGTACAGTTTACAACTCTGCTATAGCCCTACTTATAAAAACCATTGAATAATCAACAAGTTTTTCGTCATATGCAACGCACGTGGCAGTAGATTCATTGTAAACAGTCGGTGAGGAGGTGCTTAATGCTTTGTTTTTGAAGAGGCAAAGCTCCTCACGGTCCAGGTTTGTCCGTTGGCGTTGTGCACCAAAGCCGCCCCCaacaatgatgatgatgcagaggaagaacaagcgcgttctaATCCACAAATGTTTGGGGGCCATCACTATGCAAGGTACGCACTATAAGccatgatgatgaagatgatgatcacgggaaacgactggcttgtgcagtagatgaAGTCCCTACATGCTCTACGATGCCCTTTGTACgcctggaaacaaccaacaattACCAAGAGAAAGCGCCCAGACCTTTTTCTTGCCATTTTGAGGCCCAATACAATACCACAATGCAGTAATAATTAAGGCGAaacaaaattcacaactcaatTACAACACTACCAGTTATGACCAGCAAATATTGCATACAACTGTACAGTGCTTGGCGCTCACTGGCATGGGTGAGTGgccaatgtcacgggtgatttacggtaacaccaaaAGACCCTTGTGCATCAACCACTCACTATTAATCACTTCGTGCATTTGCTGAGAATTTTCTTTTTAGTTCGGACGTGTGTTTGAAAAGGGCGCACTTTGCTAATAGTGTAATGCTTTGTTCTGTAGGAAAGATGCGCCCACCGCTTCATGCAGCTGAGACCACCGAGGCCAGGGATCAGCACGTCAGACGTGTCGGCATCATTGATACGGCAAGTGTTGAGAGCTGCTCACATACCAGACGTCGCCCCTCGCCACAGTCTCCACTGGCGTGCGCATTCTGCCCTCGTTCTGGCGAGACTCATTCTATTGCGCGCACGCACATGTTGCGTGAACCTCTAATGAAGGATGTGTTTTGCCAAATCTTGCGGGACCATCGCTGCTAGATATGTGGTGCCACGGGTGATAAGAGTCCTACGCGATCTTGTTGCCCCGTGAAGCCAGCGTACACACACGAAATGGTGCTGCTCAAGATCACTCCTGAAAACAACACGGGCAAGGGGAGGAAGTGATTTGCCAGGTCTGGTTGGAGGCTGCTGATTGGCGTGCCGAGTTCTTTGATTTATTTTATACCTTAGTGTACATAACTTGTAAACTCGACCTCAATGCTTCAATCGCTTCTCACTAGATTTCTATCTCGGAACGTATTCTATATATTGTAATCTTTCGCCTGTTGTAGTAATATCTTCAAGTTCTCTCGACACTGTGATGTGGTGCCTGTTCTGCATTTCTGTGTCTGAATGCTGTGTCCTCCCACTTGCCAACACTTCTACTTTTTTATAACTCCAGCGAGAAATTAGAAAAGAACTTGAACAAAGATACGCACAACACAGGTCACTGTGTTGCGCATCCTTGATTGCGAATTTCCGTTAAATTTGCGCTATCGTTTGCAAGATCACGTACAAGTGGCCGGTCCACCACTGCGACTTATGCAAGTTCATTTCTATTTGCATTTTGTACGTTT
Coding sequences within:
- the LOC142765608 gene encoding uncharacterized protein LOC142765608 isoform X3, whose translation is MTLASSVYKIMPGLFTDLPPQEGQKSIIPPPPPDENDGPEDRVWESEVSEATGHGGQRGLPMKTGQSRQIRGRRRNMAGQTPRAAGKMRPPLHAAETTEARDQHVRRVGIIDTASVESCSHTRRRPSPQSPLACAFCPRSGETHSIARTHMLREPLMKDVFCQILRDHRC
- the LOC142765608 gene encoding uncharacterized protein LOC142765608 isoform X4 — protein: MKNNGLFTDLPPQEGQKSIIPPPPPDENDGPEDRVWESEVSEATGHGGQRGLPMKTGQSRQIRGRRRNMAGQTPRAAGKMRPPLHAAETTEARDQHVRRVGIIDTASVESCSHTRRRPSPQSPLACAFCPRSGETHSIARTHMLREPLMKDVFCQILRDHRC
- the LOC142765608 gene encoding uncharacterized protein LOC142765608 isoform X5, producing MPGLFTDLPPQEGQKSIIPPPPPDENDGPEDRVWESEVSEATGHGGQRGLPMKTGQSRQIRGRRRNMAGQTPRAAGKMRPPLHAAETTEARDQHVRRVGIIDTASVESCSHTRRRPSPQSPLACAFCPRSGETHSIARTHMLREPLMKDVFCQILRDHRC